The Pseudomonas sp. GD03919 region AGCGCAGCCTGGCCGAACGCGGCCTGAGTGACAGCGAACTGAATCTGCCTGTAGAGCGCCTCGACGATAATGCGCTGACCAGCCTCCTCGATCATTACGACCAGGTGATCACCCTCTGATGGCCACCCTGCACATCCTTTCCCACTCGCCGTTCGCTGATAGCCGCCTGGCCAGTTGCCTGCGCCTGCTCGGCGCTGAAGATGGCCTGCTGCTCACAGGCGATGCCGTCTACGCTCTGCTGCCTGACACCACTGCCCTGCAGGCGCTGCAACTGATGCCTGCCAGCGTCGCACTCCATGCCCTGGAGGAAGACCTTGTCGCACGCGGCATGCAGCCCCCCGAGCGTGTGCAGGTGGTGGACTATCCAGGCTTCGTCGAGCTGTGCACCCGCTACGCCAAGGTCAACAGCTGGCTATGAGTACGCTCAACGTCGCCGGACGTGAAATCGCCCTTGACAAGGACGGCTATCTGGTCGACCTGCAGGATTGGTCACGCCCCGTAGCCGAGGCGCTAGCCGCTGCAGACGAGTTGCAGCTAAGCGATGAACACTGGGAAATTCTCGACCTGCTGCGCGCTTTCTACGCCGAATTTCAGCTATCACCGGCCAACCGCTCACTGATCAAGTACGTGGCATTGAAACTCGGCCCGGAGAAAGGCAACAGCCTGCACCTAAACCGCCTGTTCAAGGGCACGCCCGCCAAACTCGCCGCCAAGCTCGCCGGCCTGCCAAAACCGACCAATTGCCTATGAACCTGATCACCCCTACCGAACACCCCTTCGCCCAGTTCGTGCGTATTCTCGGCAAGGGCAAGCGCGGCGCACGTGGCCTCACCCGCGAGGAAGCCCGCGAGGCCATGGGCCTGCTGCTCGACGGCAAGGTGGAGGACACTCAGCTCGGCGCTTTTCTGATGTTGCTGCGGCACAAGGAAGAAAGCGCCGAAGAACTGGCCGGCTTCACCGAGGCGATCCGTCAGCGTCTGCCCACGCCCAGCGTTGCAGTGGACCTGGATTGGCCCAGTTACGCCGGCAAGAAACGTCATCTGCCCTGGTATCTGCTGGCGGCCAAGGCGCTGGCCGCCAGCGGTACGCGCATTTTCATGCACGGTGGCGGCGCTCATACCGCAGGGCGGCTGTATACCGAACAACTGCTAAAGCAGCTGGATATAGCCTGCTGCGATGACTGGCAGGCCGTGGAAGAAGCGCTCGACACGCACGGCCTGGCTTACAGCTACCTGGGCAACTGGATGCCGGCGCTGCAGCGCATGATCGACCTGCGCAACACCCTTGGTCTGCGTTCGCCGATTCATTCCCTGGCACGGGTGATCAACCCACTGAACGCCCACTGCGGCCTGCAGAGCATTTTTCACCCCGGCTACCAGGCCGTGCATCGTGAAGCCAGCCGGCTACTGGGCGATCATGCCATCGTGATCAAGGGCGAAGGTGGCGAGATCGAGGTCAACCCCGATGTCGCCTGCCATCTGTATGGCACCCGCAATGGCGAGGATTGGGACGAAGAATGGCCCGCGCTGTCGGCACAGCGTCACGTCAAACCCGAGCGGCTCGACCCGGCCGTGCTGGTCGCGTTCTGGCGCGGTGAACAGGATGATGCCTACGGTCGCCTGGCCGTGATCGCGACCATGGCAACCGCGCTACGTGGATTGGGCCTGAGCCGCGATGAGGCCATGCAACAGGCTCGACAACGCTGGGATGCACGCTTTCAATCCAACTGATCGATCAGTTAAGCCAGCTTTTTCCACCTTTGCATCGCCCCCACAACGCTAGACTCCAGGTTCACTCAAGACGGAGGCACGTGTTATGGGCTTGTTGATCGATGGCCGCTGGCATGATCAGTGGTATGACACCGGCGACAGCGGCCGCTTCCAACGCGAAAGCGCACAACGGCGCAACTGGGTGACCGCCGATGGCAGTGCCGGCCCGAGTGGCAGCAGCGGCTTCAAGGCCGAGGCTGGGCGCTATCACCTGTACGTCTCGCTGGCCTGCCCCTGGGCTCACCGCACCCTGATCCTGCGCAAGCTCAAAGGCCTGGAATCGCTAATCGATGTATCCGTGGTGAGCTGGCTGATGCGCGAACAGGGCTGGACCTTCGACCGCGAGTTCGGTTCCAGCGGCGACCACCTCGACAACCTGAGCTACATGCATCAGCGCTACACCGCCGATGACCGCCACTACAGCGGCCGTGTCACCGTGCCCGTGCTGTGGGACAAGCAGACTGGCGGCATCGTCAGCAACGAGTCGGCGGAAATCATCCGCATGTTCAACAGCGCTTTCGATGGCTTGACCGGCAACGACCTGGACTTCTACACCGAGCCGCTACGCGAGCGCATCGACCAGCTCAACGAGCGCATCTACCCCACGGTGAACAACGGCGTCTATCGCGCAGGCTTCGCCACCACCCAGGAAGCCTATGAAGAGGCCTTCGACGAGCTGTTCGCCATGCTCGATGAGCTGGAGGCACTCCTGGACAGCAATCGCTATCTGGCCGGTGAATACCTGACCGAGGCCGACATCCGCCTGTTCACTACGCTGATTCGCTTCGATGCCGTCTATCACGGACACTTCAAGTGCAACCTGCGGCGCATCGAGGACTACCCGAATCTGTCCCACTGGCTGCGCGAACTGTATCAGTGGCCAGGCATCGCCGAGACGGTGGACTTCACCCATATCAAGTCGCACTACTACGCCAGCCACGCCACCATCAACCCGACTGGCGTGATACCCAAAGGGCCGCGGCAGGACTTCATGCGCGCACATGACCGCCAACGCCTGGCGGGCAAGGGTATTTTCAAGCGCTGAGCGTCATGACAGAAGCCTCGCAGAGAGGCTTCTGCGGGTCAGAAGCCGCCTTGAGCACCTTCGAACCAGGCCAACTTTTCACGCAGGTTGACCACTTCCCCGACGATCACCAGGGTTGGCGCATGTACTTCATGCGCTGCCACCAACTCCGGCAGGGTCGCCAGAGTGCCGGTAAACACGCGTTGATTCTGCGTCGTGCCTTGCTGCACCAAAGCCGCTGGCGTGGCGCCTGAACGGCCGTGTGCGATCAATTGCGCGCAGATACCGGGCAGGCCAACCAGCCCCATGTAGAACACCAGGGTTTGCCCCGGCGATACCAGATCCTGCCAGGGCAGATTGCTGCTGCCATCCTTGAGGTGGCCGGTAACGAAACGTACGGACTGCGCATGATCGCGATGAGTCAGCGGAATCCCGGCATAGGCTGCGCATCCTGAAGCCGCGGTAATACCCGGCACCACCTGAAACGGAACGCCTTTGGCAGCCAGTTGCTCGATCTCCTCACCGCCCCGACCGAAGATGAACGGATCGCCACCCTTCAGGCGCAGCACCCGCTTGCCCTGCTTCGCCAGGTCGATCAATAGCTGATTGATCTGCTCCTGCGGTACGGCATGATCGGCGCGGCGCTTGCCGACGTAGATACGTTCAGCATCACGGCGGCACAAATCGATGATCGCCGGCGCCACCAGACGGTCGTACAGCACCACGTCGGCCTGCTGCATCAGACGCAGCGCCCGAAAAGTCAGCAGATCGGGGTCGCCAGGGCCGGCGCCGACCAGATACACCTCACCCAGCGCACGTGGTGCGGTACCGGCCAGACGCGCCTCCAGCAAACGCTCGCCCTCTTCCGGTTTGCCGGCAAAAACACTCTCGGCGATCTGTCCCTGGAACACATCCTCCCAGAACACGCGGCGCTGCTGCACGTCGGGAAACAGCTGTTTGACCCGCTCGCGAAAGCGTTTGCCCAGGTTGGCCAGCTGGCCATAAGAAGCGGGAATCCAGGTTTCGATCTTGGCGCGAATCAGCCGCGCCAGTACCGGGGCGTCACCACCACTGCTGACCGCAACGATCAGCGGCGAGCGATCGACGATGGCTGGGAAGATCACGCTGCACAGAGCCGGCGCATCCACCACGTTGACGGGAATGCCCAACGCCTGCGCCTCGGCAGATATCCGCGCATTGAGCGGCTCGTCGTCGGTCGCGGCAATCACCAGGCCAACGCCCTGCAGATCATCGCTCTGGTAACCGCGCAGGAAAACACCCTGCTCGCCGGCCATGGCCTGCAGCTCGCGACGGACATCGGGCGCCACAACCCGCAGGCAGGCGCCTGCTTCGGCCAGCAGGCGCGCTTTACGCAGCGCCACCTCGCCGCCACCGACGACCAGCACCGGGCGATCCTGCAGATTGTGGAACAGCGGAAGGAATTGCATAAAGTCAGCCTCGAATGAGGTGGGAAGGCGAACGACGGGCTCGCAGGGTGGGCTGAAAGACCTTGATGCGCAAAGCGCACACTACGTCCATCGCCAGGCGCGCCGCTTGTAAACGGGGCAGCCGCACCACCCCGCTTTAGTACCGGCTCAGCCGATTACTTCAATGCCGCCCATATAGGGTTTCAGAACCTCGGGCACACGAATACTGCCGTCAGCCTGCTGGTAATTTTCCAGTACCGCCACCAGGGTGCGACCAACTGCCAGGCCGGAGCCATTGAGGGTGTGCACCAGCTCCGGCTTGCCGGTTTCCGGATTGCGGTAGCGCGCCTGCATGCGACGCGCCTGAAAGTCGCCGCAGTTGGAGCAGGAAGAAATCTCGCGATACTTGTCCTGGCTCGGTACCCAGACTTCCAGGTCGTAGGTCTTCACCGCAGAGAAGCCCATATCGCCAGTGCACAGCGCTAGCTTACGGTACGGCAGCTCCAACAGCTGCAGCACGCGCTCGGCGTTGGCGGTCATGCCCTCCAGTGCCTCGAAAGACTTGGACGGCTCGACGATCTGCACCATCTCCACCTTGTCGAACTGGTGCTGACGGATCATGCCGCGGGTGTCGCGACCGGAGGCGCCTGCCTCGCTGCGGAAGCACGGGGTATGGGCGACGAACTTCAGCGGCAGCTGCTTGGCATCGAGAATTTCACCGGCGACGATATTGGTCAGCGAGACTTCGGCAGTCGGGATCAGGTAAAGATCGGCCTGGTCTTCACGACGGATCTTGAACAGGTCTTCCTCGAACTTCGGCAGCTGGCCGGTGCCCTGCAGTGCCGGGGCTTGAACCAGATACGGGGTGTAGGCCTCTTCGTAACCGTGCTCGCCGGTGTGCAGGTTGATCATGAACTGCGCCAGGGCACGATGCAGGCGGGCGATAGGGCCGCGCAACAGGGCAAAGCGCGCGCCAGACAGCTTGGCAGCGGTCTCGAAGTCCAGCCAGCCGTGCTGCTCGCCGAGGGCGACGTGATCCTTGATGTCGAAATCGAAGCTGCGCGGTGTGCCCCAGCGCGCCACCTCGACGTTGCCGTCTTCATCGGCGCCGACCGGTACGGACTCATGTGGCAGGTTGGGAATGTTCAGCAACAGGTTGTCCAGCTCGCTCTGGATAGCGTCCAGCTCACGCTTGCCGGCTTCCAGGTCGCTGCCCATCTGATCGACTTCCGCCAGCAGCGGCGCGATATCTTCGCCACGTGCCTTGGCCTGGCCAATGGACTTGGAGCGGCTGTTGCGCTCGGCCTGCAGTTGCTCGGTGCGCACCTGCACCGACTTGCGCTGACTCTCCAGGGCCTCGAAGCGGGCGACGTCGAGGGCAAAGCCACGGGTGGCGAGGCGCTCGGCGATTTCGGTGAGTTGCGTGCGGACAAGTTTGGAATCGAGCATGTTCGGGTCTCAATACAACAGCGAAATGATGATGGCCGGCACTGTGGCGCGGGTTGTGGAGTGTAAAGCCTTAGCAGGCTGTTGAAAAACCACCTGCGCTCTTTTCAAGAGCCTGCTACCAGGTCAGACCGCCAAACGAGCCAGGCTCAAACCTGCCCAGGCCGCCAGCAGACCGCCGATGATGCTGAACGCCAGGTAGCCGAGCGCCTCGACTGCGCGACCACCCTCGATCAGTTTCATGATTTCCAGGCTGAAGGATGAAAAAGTGGTGAAACCGCCCAAAACGCCGGTAATCAACCCCGTGCGCAGCTCCAGTGGAAGGTCGGTACGCGTGAGGAGCAGCCCCGAAAGCAAGCCGATCAACAGGCAGCCAACGAGGTTGACGGCAAAGGTGCCCAGATAAAAGTGCCTGGGCCAATTGCCCGCGACCCAGCTGGAAGCCAGAAACCGCAGCACCGAGCCAACCGCGCCCCCAGCAGCTACGGCAAGCGCGACGCGGATCATGGTGCTCTCCTCCGCCTTGGGCTCGCAGCATCCAGGCTGCGCAAATGTTGCAGCTTGTCGCGAATTTTCAGTTCGAGGCCACGCGGCACAGGCTCGTAATACTGGCGCGGCTGCAACGACTCGGGAAAATAGTCCTCACCGGCCGCATAGGCATCCGGCTCATCGTGCGCGTAGCGATATTCGTCACCGTAGCCGAGTTGCTTCATTAGCTTGGTCGGTGCGTTGCGCAGATGCAGCGGCACCTCCTGCGAACCCTGCTCGGCCGCATCACGCATGGCTGCCTTGAAAGCCGTGTACACCGCATTGCTCTTCGGCGCACAGGCCAGATAAACGATAGCCTGAGCCACGGCCAGCTCGCCTTCCGGGCTACCCAGGCGCTCCTGCACGTCCCAGGCATTGAGACACAGGGTCAGCGCGCGCGGGTCGGCGTTGCCGATATCCTCGCTGGCCATGCGCACCACACGGCGGGCTATGTACAGCGGGTCGCAGCCGCCATCGAGCATACGCGCGTACCAGTAGAGCGCGCCGTCCGGGCTGGAGCCGCGTACCGATTTATGCAGGGCGGAAATCTGGTCGTAGAAGGCTTCGCCGCCCTTGTCGAAACGGCGGCGGCTGTCGCCCAGCAGGTTCTGCAGCAGCTCCACCCCAATTTCGCCACCGTCCTCGGCCAGGTCTGCAGCGTTCTCAAGGAAGTTGAGCAAACGACGGCCATCGCCATCGGCGGCAGCCAGCAGAATCTGAAAAGCTTCGTCCGGCAGGCGTAGATGGCGTTCGCCCAGGCCTTTCGGGTCGGTCAGAGCGCGATTGACCAGCTTGCGCATCGCCGCCTCGTCAAGGCTCTTGAGCACGTAGACACGGGCCCGCGAGAGCAGCGCATTGTTCAGCTCGAACGAAGGATTCTCGGTAGTGGCACCAATGAAGATCAGCGTGCCGTCTTCCACATAGGGCAGGAAGGCGTCCTGCTGGCTCTTGTTGAAGCGGTGCACTTCGTCGACGAAGAGAATGGTGCGCCTGCCGTACTGCGCCGCGTGCTGCTGAGCCACCTCGACGGCCTGGCGAATCTCCTTGACCCCGGAGAGCACGGCCGAGATGGTCTCGAAATGCGCATCGGTGACCTTGGCCAGCAGGCGCGCCAGGGTGGTCTTGCCCACCCCGGGCGGCCCCCAGAAGATCATCGAGTGCAAGGCGCCCTGCTCCAGCGCCTCACGCAGCGGTTTACCCGGCGCCAGCACATGCTCCTGGCCGACGTACTCGTCCAGGCTGGTAGCACGCAAACGCGCAGCCAGGGGCTGCGCGACGGGTTGGCGACCGAACAGATCCACGCCTTACTCCTGGATGACGTCCGCGCCTTCCGGAATGTCGAAGGTGAACTGGCCGTCATCGACCGGCTCGTTCATCTTCACATTGAGGAACAGGATGTTGGTGCGCTGGCCGATGCTGTCGATCAGTTGCATGTCGTTGAGCACGCGGTTGCGGAACGACAGACGCAGGCTGTCGAACAGGCTGTCCTTGGCCTTGGGCTTGAGAATGAAGTCGACCACGCTACCGCCTTCCTTGTAGTCGATCTCGAAATTCTCGCGAATCTGCGACACATCACCAGACAGCAGCAATGCCGGGGTGTGAGTCAGGCGCTGGTCGAGAGTCTGGATGGTCACCTGCTCCAGATCCGGGTCGTACAGCCAGACCTTTTCGCCATTGGAGACCAGCAACTGCTCCATGGGTTGATCGGTGTGCCAGCGGAACATGCCCGGACGCTTGAGCGCCAGTTGCCCTGCAGTTTCCTGCAG contains the following coding sequences:
- the tusB gene encoding sulfurtransferase complex subunit TusB; protein product: MATLHILSHSPFADSRLASCLRLLGAEDGLLLTGDAVYALLPDTTALQALQLMPASVALHALEEDLVARGMQPPERVQVVDYPGFVELCTRYAKVNSWL
- a CDS encoding TusE/DsrC/DsvC family sulfur relay protein, whose protein sequence is MSTLNVAGREIALDKDGYLVDLQDWSRPVAEALAAADELQLSDEHWEILDLLRAFYAEFQLSPANRSLIKYVALKLGPEKGNSLHLNRLFKGTPAKLAAKLAGLPKPTNCL
- a CDS encoding glycosyl transferase family protein codes for the protein MNLITPTEHPFAQFVRILGKGKRGARGLTREEAREAMGLLLDGKVEDTQLGAFLMLLRHKEESAEELAGFTEAIRQRLPTPSVAVDLDWPSYAGKKRHLPWYLLAAKALAASGTRIFMHGGGAHTAGRLYTEQLLKQLDIACCDDWQAVEEALDTHGLAYSYLGNWMPALQRMIDLRNTLGLRSPIHSLARVINPLNAHCGLQSIFHPGYQAVHREASRLLGDHAIVIKGEGGEIEVNPDVACHLYGTRNGEDWDEEWPALSAQRHVKPERLDPAVLVAFWRGEQDDAYGRLAVIATMATALRGLGLSRDEAMQQARQRWDARFQSN
- a CDS encoding glutathione S-transferase family protein, which translates into the protein MGLLIDGRWHDQWYDTGDSGRFQRESAQRRNWVTADGSAGPSGSSGFKAEAGRYHLYVSLACPWAHRTLILRKLKGLESLIDVSVVSWLMREQGWTFDREFGSSGDHLDNLSYMHQRYTADDRHYSGRVTVPVLWDKQTGGIVSNESAEIIRMFNSAFDGLTGNDLDFYTEPLRERIDQLNERIYPTVNNGVYRAGFATTQEAYEEAFDELFAMLDELEALLDSNRYLAGEYLTEADIRLFTTLIRFDAVYHGHFKCNLRRIEDYPNLSHWLRELYQWPGIAETVDFTHIKSHYYASHATINPTGVIPKGPRQDFMRAHDRQRLAGKGIFKR
- the cysG gene encoding siroheme synthase CysG yields the protein MQFLPLFHNLQDRPVLVVGGGEVALRKARLLAEAGACLRVVAPDVRRELQAMAGEQGVFLRGYQSDDLQGVGLVIAATDDEPLNARISAEAQALGIPVNVVDAPALCSVIFPAIVDRSPLIVAVSSGGDAPVLARLIRAKIETWIPASYGQLANLGKRFRERVKQLFPDVQQRRVFWEDVFQGQIAESVFAGKPEEGERLLEARLAGTAPRALGEVYLVGAGPGDPDLLTFRALRLMQQADVVLYDRLVAPAIIDLCRRDAERIYVGKRRADHAVPQEQINQLLIDLAKQGKRVLRLKGGDPFIFGRGGEEIEQLAAKGVPFQVVPGITAASGCAAYAGIPLTHRDHAQSVRFVTGHLKDGSSNLPWQDLVSPGQTLVFYMGLVGLPGICAQLIAHGRSGATPAALVQQGTTQNQRVFTGTLATLPELVAAHEVHAPTLVIVGEVVNLREKLAWFEGAQGGF
- the serS gene encoding serine--tRNA ligase, coding for MLDSKLVRTQLTEIAERLATRGFALDVARFEALESQRKSVQVRTEQLQAERNSRSKSIGQAKARGEDIAPLLAEVDQMGSDLEAGKRELDAIQSELDNLLLNIPNLPHESVPVGADEDGNVEVARWGTPRSFDFDIKDHVALGEQHGWLDFETAAKLSGARFALLRGPIARLHRALAQFMINLHTGEHGYEEAYTPYLVQAPALQGTGQLPKFEEDLFKIRREDQADLYLIPTAEVSLTNIVAGEILDAKQLPLKFVAHTPCFRSEAGASGRDTRGMIRQHQFDKVEMVQIVEPSKSFEALEGMTANAERVLQLLELPYRKLALCTGDMGFSAVKTYDLEVWVPSQDKYREISSCSNCGDFQARRMQARYRNPETGKPELVHTLNGSGLAVGRTLVAVLENYQQADGSIRVPEVLKPYMGGIEVIG
- the crcB gene encoding fluoride efflux transporter CrcB; this encodes MIRVALAVAAGGAVGSVLRFLASSWVAGNWPRHFYLGTFAVNLVGCLLIGLLSGLLLTRTDLPLELRTGLITGVLGGFTTFSSFSLEIMKLIEGGRAVEALGYLAFSIIGGLLAAWAGLSLARLAV
- a CDS encoding replication-associated recombination protein A, translated to MDLFGRQPVAQPLAARLRATSLDEYVGQEHVLAPGKPLREALEQGALHSMIFWGPPGVGKTTLARLLAKVTDAHFETISAVLSGVKEIRQAVEVAQQHAAQYGRRTILFVDEVHRFNKSQQDAFLPYVEDGTLIFIGATTENPSFELNNALLSRARVYVLKSLDEAAMRKLVNRALTDPKGLGERHLRLPDEAFQILLAAADGDGRRLLNFLENAADLAEDGGEIGVELLQNLLGDSRRRFDKGGEAFYDQISALHKSVRGSSPDGALYWYARMLDGGCDPLYIARRVVRMASEDIGNADPRALTLCLNAWDVQERLGSPEGELAVAQAIVYLACAPKSNAVYTAFKAAMRDAAEQGSQEVPLHLRNAPTKLMKQLGYGDEYRYAHDEPDAYAAGEDYFPESLQPRQYYEPVPRGLELKIRDKLQHLRSLDAASPRRRRAP
- the lolA gene encoding outer membrane lipoprotein chaperone LolA translates to MRVIRLLMLAALSFTLLNAQADEEVASKRLSELLGQAQTISARFSQLTLDASGTQLQETAGQLALKRPGMFRWHTDQPMEQLLVSNGEKVWLYDPDLEQVTIQTLDQRLTHTPALLLSGDVSQIRENFEIDYKEGGSVVDFILKPKAKDSLFDSLRLSFRNRVLNDMQLIDSIGQRTNILFLNVKMNEPVDDGQFTFDIPEGADVIQE